From a region of the Puniceicoccus vermicola genome:
- the ruvX gene encoding Holliday junction resolvase RuvX, which yields MNQAESWLAIDYGTKRIGLAHADEVRVPVPLNAAIDGDENSRLDYIEKVIGEKRVKAIILGYPARPDGTAGEMAKVVEGFRDRLTERCPLPVHLVDERLSSQDAGQHWNLKKARRKRKTGQLDSAAATLILREYLDSLGPLPSELLLDPDPDNCDHDFHA from the coding sequence ATGAACCAAGCCGAATCCTGGCTAGCCATTGACTACGGGACCAAGCGAATCGGCCTCGCCCACGCCGATGAAGTTCGCGTTCCCGTCCCCCTCAATGCCGCGATCGACGGAGACGAAAACTCGCGCCTCGACTATATTGAGAAAGTAATCGGAGAAAAACGGGTTAAAGCGATCATCCTCGGCTACCCGGCTCGTCCGGATGGCACCGCCGGGGAAATGGCGAAAGTCGTCGAAGGCTTCCGAGATCGCCTGACCGAACGCTGTCCCCTCCCGGTCCATCTCGTCGACGAGCGGCTCTCTTCCCAAGATGCTGGACAGCACTGGAACCTGAAAAAGGCCCGTCGCAAACGCAAGACCGGCCAGCTGGACTCCGCGGCCGCGACCCTCATCCTGCGCGAGTATTTGGACAGCCTCGGACCGCTTCCTTCTGAACTCCTGCTTGATCCCGACCCCGACAACTGCGACCATGATTTCCATGCCTGA
- a CDS encoding KpsF/GutQ family sugar-phosphate isomerase yields the protein MPETSEASTIGRQIMELEAQAIHAGAERLGDEFNQAVEIILRTAGKVVIIGIGKSGQIGQKIAATFRSTGTPAVFLHAAEAVHGDLGLFASGDPVLAISKSGATEEILRLEQAIKKTGSPIIGILGNRNSPMASWVDVVLDASVEKEADPLGVAPTSSAILALSIGDALAGALVKARGFTRNDFLSLHPSGQLGKALNLNVESVLHHPDQVAIVGPDATVKSVLFAMTRKPLGAACVVDLNGCLLGIFTDGDLRRGLEADENLLTHEVGECMTANPVCAAPTMDLQTAAELMEARSSQISVLPVVEPSDRKLLGLIRLHDIYQPSVS from the coding sequence ATGCCTGAAACCTCCGAAGCCTCGACCATTGGTCGCCAGATAATGGAACTGGAGGCACAAGCGATCCACGCAGGTGCCGAACGACTGGGCGACGAGTTCAATCAAGCGGTCGAGATCATCCTCCGCACGGCCGGCAAGGTTGTGATCATTGGAATCGGAAAATCGGGCCAGATCGGGCAGAAAATCGCCGCGACCTTTCGCAGCACCGGGACTCCGGCTGTCTTTCTCCACGCAGCCGAAGCGGTTCACGGCGACCTCGGCCTCTTCGCTTCCGGTGATCCAGTTCTGGCAATTTCCAAGTCGGGCGCCACAGAAGAAATTCTACGTCTTGAGCAGGCGATCAAGAAAACCGGATCCCCGATCATTGGCATCCTCGGCAATCGCAATTCACCAATGGCCAGTTGGGTCGATGTCGTTCTCGACGCCTCGGTGGAAAAGGAGGCCGACCCCTTGGGAGTCGCCCCCACCTCGAGCGCCATCCTCGCTCTCTCAATCGGTGACGCCCTCGCCGGAGCTCTCGTCAAAGCCCGCGGGTTCACCCGCAACGATTTTCTCAGTCTCCACCCTTCCGGCCAGCTCGGTAAGGCCCTCAATCTCAACGTCGAGTCGGTCCTTCATCACCCCGACCAAGTTGCCATCGTCGGCCCCGACGCCACCGTGAAGTCGGTGCTCTTTGCCATGACCCGCAAACCACTCGGAGCCGCCTGCGTAGTGGACCTGAATGGTTGCCTCCTCGGGATATTCACCGACGGGGACCTCCGCCGGGGGCTTGAAGCGGACGAAAACCTCCTCACGCACGAAGTCGGGGAATGCATGACCGCCAATCCCGTCTGCGCCGCTCCCACGATGGATCTCCAGACCGCCGCCGAGCTCATGGAAGCCCGATCCTCTCAAATCTCTGTTCTACCCGTAGTCGAGCCAAGCGACCGAAAGCTCCTCGGGCTCATCCGTCTTCACGACATTTATCAACCTTCGGTCTCCTGA
- a CDS encoding DegT/DnrJ/EryC1/StrS family aminotransferase, whose product MSIPLFDLTRQNDALMDELLATAERVLRSGRYIMGDEIDGLEAEAAQALGSVNSLAVSSGTDAILLALMAAGIGPGDEVILPDFTFFATGGCVARTGARPVFVDVCPYSYNLLPEAVEAAITEKTRAIIPVHLFGQSADMSRLMPIAQKHGLRVIEDCAQSIGAKHHGDYVGSIGDYGAISFFPTKNLGGFGDGGLVLASDPIDFGRAKIMRVHGMEPKYYHPETGGNFRMDAIQAALLRIKLPHLSSYNAGRQANAEYYLKTFGENPQVFSPTEDTATATQPEARLILPLTYSHNEVTWNQFTVRIPGEGARESFRNHLQEHEIGTEIYYPLPLSQQKCFERYSPDACPTAAMVADECVSLPIFPELTSDEREKVAEAVLSWLNQ is encoded by the coding sequence ATGTCCATTCCCCTCTTCGATCTCACCCGCCAAAATGATGCGCTCATGGATGAGCTGCTCGCTACCGCCGAACGCGTTCTCCGCTCCGGCCGCTACATTATGGGCGACGAAATTGACGGCCTCGAGGCTGAAGCAGCTCAAGCTCTCGGCAGCGTGAACTCCCTCGCCGTCAGCTCGGGCACAGACGCGATCCTCCTCGCTCTCATGGCTGCTGGCATCGGACCTGGCGACGAAGTCATCCTCCCCGATTTCACGTTTTTCGCCACAGGCGGATGCGTCGCCCGCACCGGAGCCCGCCCCGTATTCGTAGACGTCTGCCCTTACAGCTATAATCTCCTTCCCGAAGCGGTCGAAGCGGCGATTACGGAAAAGACCCGGGCGATCATTCCCGTGCACCTCTTCGGACAGTCAGCAGACATGTCCCGCTTGATGCCCATCGCCCAGAAACATGGGCTCCGGGTAATCGAAGACTGCGCCCAATCCATCGGCGCCAAGCACCATGGCGACTATGTCGGCTCCATCGGCGACTACGGGGCGATCAGCTTTTTCCCCACCAAAAATCTCGGTGGATTCGGTGATGGCGGCCTCGTCCTCGCATCTGATCCCATCGACTTCGGGCGGGCCAAGATCATGCGGGTTCACGGGATGGAGCCTAAATACTATCACCCCGAGACCGGTGGAAACTTCCGCATGGACGCGATTCAAGCCGCTCTCCTCCGGATCAAGCTTCCCCACCTCTCCTCCTACAATGCAGGTCGCCAAGCCAATGCAGAGTATTACCTGAAAACCTTTGGCGAAAATCCACAGGTCTTCAGCCCAACGGAAGACACCGCCACCGCTACCCAACCTGAGGCCCGCCTCATCCTTCCCCTCACCTATTCTCACAACGAGGTTACTTGGAACCAGTTCACGGTCCGCATCCCCGGCGAAGGAGCTCGGGAATCTTTCCGCAATCACCTTCAGGAGCACGAGATCGGCACGGAGATTTACTATCCCCTCCCACTGAGCCAGCAAAAGTGCTTCGAACGGTATTCGCCCGACGCCTGCCCGACCGCCGCAATGGTCGCAGA